The proteins below are encoded in one region of Tolumonas auensis DSM 9187:
- the bioB gene encoding biotin synthase BioB — MSVSIRHNWTVSEVESLFALPFNDLLFQAQLVHRENFNPNEVQVSTLLSIKTGACPEDCKYCPQSARYNTGLEKETLLEVEKVLQRAQEAKEAGSSRFCMGAAWRNPRDRDMPYIIRMIQEVKGLGMETCMTLGMLTEEQAQQLAEAGLDYYNHNLDTSPEFYNAIITTRTYQERLDTLQHVRDAGMKICSGGIVGMGEQVEDRAGLLVQLANLPVQPESVPINMLVKVKGTPMENQADLDPFDFIRTIAVARILMPKSHVRLSAGREKMNDQMQALCFMAGANSIFYGCKLLTTPNADANEDMQLFARLGLKPEARAQKPDMVEEHALLEAIADQAEGALFYDASKPRTPANAV; from the coding sequence ATGTCAGTCAGCATCCGTCATAACTGGACAGTCTCCGAAGTAGAATCACTGTTTGCTTTACCATTCAACGACCTGTTATTTCAGGCGCAGCTGGTACACCGTGAAAACTTCAACCCGAATGAAGTGCAGGTGAGTACTCTGTTGTCGATCAAAACCGGTGCTTGTCCGGAAGACTGTAAATATTGCCCGCAGAGCGCGCGCTATAACACCGGTCTGGAAAAAGAGACGCTGCTGGAAGTTGAAAAAGTATTACAACGTGCTCAGGAAGCTAAAGAAGCGGGTTCTTCACGCTTCTGTATGGGCGCTGCATGGCGTAATCCGCGTGACCGTGATATGCCTTATATCATCCGCATGATCCAGGAAGTGAAAGGTCTGGGCATGGAAACCTGTATGACGCTGGGTATGCTGACTGAAGAACAGGCGCAGCAACTGGCGGAAGCGGGCTTAGATTATTACAACCACAATCTGGACACTTCACCGGAATTTTATAACGCGATTATTACTACGCGTACTTATCAGGAACGTCTGGATACGCTGCAGCACGTCCGTGATGCCGGCATGAAGATCTGTTCTGGCGGTATCGTCGGCATGGGCGAACAGGTTGAAGATCGTGCCGGTCTGTTGGTGCAGCTGGCGAATTTGCCGGTGCAACCAGAAAGCGTGCCGATCAACATGCTGGTGAAGGTGAAAGGGACGCCGATGGAAAATCAGGCTGATCTCGATCCATTCGATTTTATTCGTACCATCGCGGTTGCGCGTATTTTGATGCCGAAGTCGCATGTTCGTCTGTCTGCTGGTCGTGAAAAAATGAACGATCAGATGCAGGCATTGTGTTTTATGGCCGGTGCAAATTCGATTTTCTACGGCTGCAAACTGCTGACGACCCCGAATGCGGATGCTAACGAAGACATGCAACTTTTTGCCCGCTTAGGGCTGAAGCCGGAAGCGCGTGCCCAGAAGCCGGATATGGTGGAAGAACATGCACTGCTGGAAGCCATTGCCGATCAGGCGGAAGGCGCACTGTTTTACGATGCCAGCAAACCGCGGACACCGGCTAATGCCGTTTGA
- the bioF gene encoding 8-amino-7-oxononanoate synthase has product MPFDLQTGLNERARQGLLRQRQILQSGQGRHIELNGRRYINFSSNDYLGLAAQPFLTKAWQDGLARWGAGSGASPLVTGYTEAHAELEQTLAEWLNVESVLLFSTGFSANQAIIKALLQKEHIQYQDRLNHASLQEAGAQSPAKMLRFRHNDMAHLASLLQPHSGLIISEGVFSMDGDQAPCQQLADLAKQSGNWLMLDDAHGIGVLGEQGRGTLSHQGVASDSVHIRMATFGKALGVAGAFVGGSRQLTDYLLNFSRDYVYSTHMPPAQAYAISAAIAWVKQADEERAHLQSLIRQFRDGITGLGLAAAESSTAIQPLIIGDADKAVSVANKLRERGLWVTAIRPPTVPKGTARLRITLTTAHQSSDISLLLNALKECVTDV; this is encoded by the coding sequence ATGCCGTTTGATCTGCAAACCGGGTTAAATGAACGGGCCCGGCAGGGCCTGCTTCGTCAGCGTCAGATCCTGCAATCAGGGCAAGGCCGTCATATTGAACTGAATGGCCGACGTTATATTAACTTTTCCAGTAATGATTATCTGGGATTAGCCGCCCAGCCATTTCTGACTAAAGCCTGGCAGGACGGATTAGCACGTTGGGGGGCAGGCTCCGGCGCTTCGCCGCTGGTCACTGGCTATACCGAAGCGCATGCCGAGCTGGAACAAACCCTAGCTGAGTGGCTGAACGTCGAATCTGTCCTGTTATTTTCTACGGGTTTTTCTGCGAATCAGGCAATAATCAAAGCGTTATTGCAGAAAGAACATATCCAGTATCAGGATCGTCTCAACCACGCTTCGCTGCAGGAAGCAGGGGCGCAATCACCGGCTAAAATGCTGCGTTTTCGTCATAACGACATGGCTCATCTGGCCTCGCTGTTACAACCGCATTCCGGGTTGATTATCAGTGAAGGTGTGTTCAGCATGGATGGTGATCAGGCACCTTGCCAGCAGCTCGCTGATCTGGCGAAACAAAGCGGTAACTGGTTAATGCTGGATGATGCGCATGGCATTGGCGTGTTGGGTGAGCAGGGGCGTGGCACGTTGTCGCATCAGGGCGTTGCATCTGACAGCGTACACATCCGTATGGCGACATTTGGCAAAGCACTGGGCGTTGCCGGAGCGTTCGTTGGCGGCAGCCGACAGCTGACCGATTATCTGCTCAATTTTTCCCGTGATTATGTTTACAGCACCCACATGCCACCGGCGCAGGCTTATGCCATTAGTGCAGCTATCGCCTGGGTGAAACAAGCCGATGAAGAACGTGCACATCTGCAGTCATTGATCCGGCAGTTCCGGGATGGTATTACCGGATTGGGTCTGGCCGCAGCCGAGTCATCTACAGCAATTCAGCCACTCATTATCGGTGATGCAGATAAAGCGGTATCTGTGGCGAATAAATTACGGGAGCGGGGATTGTGGGTCACAGCTATTCGCCCGCCAACGGTGCCTAAAGGTACAGCTCGTTTGCGAATTACACTGACAACGGCACATCAATCATCCGATATATCACTGTTACTCAACGCGTTAAAAGAGTGTGTTACCGATGTTTGA
- the bioC gene encoding malonyl-ACP O-methyltransferase BioC — protein MFEQVDKQALANRFGKAAQSYDQYALLQKEVGRNLLSLIPDENYGNGLDLGCGSGFFLPDLQQWCNYLLALDISTGMLKQAALRDNAQGYVCGDAEALPLCSESQDLVFTSLALQWCHDPVQAFREIKRVLTSRGYALFATLSEGSLFELREAWTAVDDHEHINQFMAIPELRSVLQNAELQCKTWQTRRHVMHYADVNAILQSLKQIGASQVNGERSQGLLTRQKLFRLQQAYERYRLPTGLLPVTYNVCYGVLHR, from the coding sequence ATGTTTGAACAGGTCGATAAGCAGGCGTTGGCCAACCGCTTTGGTAAAGCGGCGCAATCGTACGATCAATACGCATTGTTACAGAAAGAGGTTGGGCGTAATCTCTTGAGTCTTATTCCGGATGAAAATTATGGGAATGGACTCGATCTGGGATGTGGCTCCGGCTTTTTTTTGCCTGATCTGCAACAATGGTGTAACTACTTGCTGGCGCTGGATATTTCTACCGGCATGCTGAAACAGGCCGCTTTGCGGGATAACGCACAGGGATATGTCTGTGGTGATGCAGAAGCATTACCTTTGTGCAGCGAATCTCAGGATCTGGTGTTTACCAGTCTGGCATTACAGTGGTGTCATGACCCGGTTCAGGCATTCCGGGAAATAAAAAGAGTATTAACGTCACGAGGTTACGCGCTTTTTGCTACGCTTAGCGAAGGCAGTTTATTTGAGCTACGGGAAGCATGGACCGCTGTGGATGACCATGAACATATCAATCAGTTCATGGCCATACCGGAACTTCGTTCTGTATTACAGAATGCGGAGTTGCAATGTAAAACCTGGCAGACTCGCCGTCATGTTATGCATTACGCCGATGTAAATGCCATTCTGCAGAGTCTGAAACAGATTGGTGCAAGTCAGGTTAACGGGGAGCGGAGTCAGGGGTTGTTGACCCGGCAGAAGCTGTTTCGTCTGCAACAGGCATATGAACGATACCGGTTACCCACGGGATTGCTCCCGGTCACCTATAACGTGTGCTACGGAGTTTTACATCGATGA
- the bioD gene encoding dethiobiotin synthase — MSKTFFVTGTDTDAGKTTCTLALLQAAAAKGLKAVAYKPVAAGCEMIENKPCNQDVLLLQKHSALPLQYEQVVAYSFDAFSSPHIAAEESGVTIKLDVLSEGLSRLKKSTGADIIFVEGAGGWRVPIGNGHFLSDWVKYENMPVIMVVGARLGCINHSVLTYEAIHHDMLPLVGWCMNRITPSMNHYQQNLETLKSLLPAPFMGEIPYINKPDEQDLGKYLDISTLL; from the coding sequence ATGAGCAAAACTTTTTTCGTTACCGGCACTGATACCGATGCAGGAAAAACCACCTGTACGCTGGCTCTGTTGCAGGCAGCTGCGGCAAAAGGATTAAAAGCGGTGGCTTACAAGCCGGTTGCTGCAGGTTGTGAAATGATAGAGAACAAACCCTGTAATCAGGATGTTCTGCTGTTACAAAAGCACAGTGCGCTACCATTACAATACGAACAGGTTGTTGCTTATTCGTTTGATGCTTTCTCGTCACCGCATATCGCCGCAGAAGAGTCGGGTGTCACGATTAAATTAGACGTGTTATCTGAAGGTTTATCCCGTCTGAAGAAAAGCACTGGTGCGGATATTATTTTTGTTGAAGGTGCTGGTGGCTGGCGTGTTCCTATCGGAAATGGTCATTTCCTTTCTGACTGGGTTAAATACGAAAATATGCCAGTGATCATGGTTGTAGGGGCGCGTTTAGGCTGTATCAATCACTCCGTATTAACCTATGAGGCTATTCATCATGATATGCTGCCTCTGGTCGGATGGTGTATGAACCGGATCACCCCGTCGATGAATCATTATCAGCAGAATCTGGAAACACTGAAAAGTCTGTTGCCAGCGCCGTTCATGGGAGAAATCCCTTATATCAATAAACCTGATGAACAAGATCTCGGCAAATATCTGGATATTTCCACATTGTTATAA
- the htpX gene encoding protease HtpX — translation MKRVLLFLATNLAVMLVLSIVLSVLSSFFGISTRGSGGLLLMAAVFGFGGSIISLLMSKWMAKRSYGVQVIEQPRSEIEYWLFNTVQRQAQQTGIGMPEVGIYDSPDMNAFATGANRNKALVAVSSGLLYNMSRDEAEAVLAHEISHVANGDMVTLTLIQGVVNTFVIYISRVLAGIVSNFMRSDDEESSATGGIAYFAISMVFELIFGILASTIVMWFSRQREFRADAGSAKLVGKDKMIAALERLARGHDSQLDGSMMAFGINGKTAMTELFMSHPPLEKRIQALREMR, via the coding sequence ATGAAACGCGTGTTGCTGTTTCTTGCGACAAACCTGGCAGTCATGCTGGTCCTGTCGATTGTACTGAGTGTATTAAGTAGTTTCTTCGGAATCAGTACCCGGGGTTCAGGCGGTCTGTTGCTGATGGCCGCAGTGTTTGGTTTCGGTGGTTCTATAATTTCTCTGCTGATGTCCAAATGGATGGCTAAACGTTCATATGGGGTTCAGGTTATTGAACAACCACGCTCTGAAATAGAATACTGGCTGTTCAACACTGTACAGCGACAAGCTCAGCAGACAGGCATCGGTATGCCTGAAGTGGGTATATATGATTCACCGGACATGAACGCTTTCGCTACCGGCGCTAACCGTAATAAGGCTCTGGTTGCGGTGAGTTCTGGGCTGCTTTACAACATGAGCCGTGATGAAGCTGAAGCGGTACTGGCTCATGAAATCAGCCACGTAGCGAATGGTGACATGGTGACACTGACCCTGATTCAGGGGGTAGTGAATACCTTTGTTATCTACATCTCTCGTGTGCTGGCAGGTATTGTTTCTAACTTTATGCGTTCAGATGACGAAGAAAGTTCAGCGACGGGTGGTATTGCTTACTTTGCGATATCCATGGTGTTTGAACTGATATTTGGCATTCTGGCATCGACAATCGTTATGTGGTTCTCGCGTCAGCGTGAATTCCGTGCTGATGCGGGTTCGGCAAAATTGGTTGGTAAAGACAAAATGATTGCCGCACTGGAGCGTCTGGCGCGTGGTCATGATTCCCAACTGGACGGTTCTATGATGGCATTCGGTATCAATGGTAAAACTGCGATGACTGAATTATTCATGAGCCATCCGCCATTGGAAAAACGTATTCAGGCGCTGCGTGAAATGCGTTAA
- the ribB gene encoding 3,4-dihydroxy-2-butanone-4-phosphate synthase: MNQSLLTPFGNPFQRVEQALSALQQGNGVLVVDDEDRENEGDLIFSAEKMTPQQMALMIRECSGIVCLCLTEERIRQLALPMMVEHNTSANQTGFTVTIEAARGVTTGVSAQDRITTIRTAIADGAVASDLNRPGHVFPLRARAGGVLTRRGHTEATIDLMKLAGLKPYGVLCEVQNEDGSMARLPGIVEFANKHNMPVLCIEDLVAYLTENAKAAG; encoded by the coding sequence ATGAATCAGTCTTTACTGACCCCTTTTGGCAACCCTTTTCAGCGCGTAGAACAGGCATTATCTGCTTTGCAGCAAGGTAATGGCGTATTAGTCGTCGATGATGAAGATCGTGAAAATGAAGGCGACCTCATCTTTTCTGCTGAAAAAATGACACCGCAACAAATGGCACTGATGATCCGGGAATGTTCCGGTATTGTTTGCCTATGCCTGACTGAAGAACGTATCCGTCAATTAGCTCTGCCTATGATGGTGGAACATAATACCAGCGCAAATCAGACTGGATTTACCGTGACTATCGAGGCAGCCCGCGGTGTAACTACTGGGGTTTCAGCACAGGACCGTATCACTACCATTCGCACAGCGATTGCCGATGGTGCCGTAGCGTCTGATCTGAATCGTCCGGGGCATGTGTTCCCGCTGCGTGCCCGTGCAGGCGGCGTGTTAACCCGCCGGGGGCATACAGAAGCCACCATCGATCTGATGAAGCTGGCAGGTTTAAAACCTTATGGCGTGCTGTGTGAAGTGCAGAACGAAGACGGTTCGATGGCCCGTCTGCCTGGAATTGTTGAATTTGCCAACAAGCACAATATGCCAGTGCTGTGCATTGAAGATCTGGTTGCTTACCTGACCGAGAACGCCAAAGCAGCGGGTTGA
- the tamA gene encoding autotransporter assembly complex protein TamA codes for MKYKKYRNYLIAVCLFLGGISSALATPVTYDVRGVKGELLDNVNYYLAALPVIDSQRVEGREKKITEAIRKSLQAVGYYSPTIDFKYPDEKSHTLQVQIEPGKPVKVRQIQIELYDDAQKDADFLKILSSLDLETGAVLHHGKYENIKRRLKTLAATHGYFDAKIVRSDVQVYPRDEVADINIVFNSGHRYRFGAITIDGIPQTKLIQPLLRFKQGDAFDTLKLAELSQSLSQTRYFQVVDVHPQISQAEDYQIPVMVHLEKKKPNQMETGLGFSTDEGPRVQWNWERPWVNDYGHRFSSQIKVAQTTQTVDFSYRIPNKNPIDDYYQLQTTYENVAQDDTRSQKIEAGLHYWTTLMGQWQRDYFFKTAYEKYEQGEDSGNSLLFMPGASITRVRSKGGIDPYWGDQQILSVMFSDPVWASDTRFVKVWGRTKWLRTYASNHRFIFRAEQGALLWGNLSEIPASQRFFTGGDQTVRGFAYESISPLDSSGQLSGALNTTVGSLEYNYQIAPKWRIATFVDAGTATNDYQEPWKIGTGIGGRWLTPVGQLRFDLAFGVSEESVPFRLHFALGPEL; via the coding sequence TTGAAGTATAAAAAATACCGAAATTACCTGATCGCAGTCTGTCTGTTTCTGGGGGGCATATCATCGGCTCTCGCCACCCCTGTGACCTATGATGTTCGCGGTGTAAAAGGTGAATTACTGGATAATGTCAACTATTACCTGGCAGCGCTTCCGGTAATCGATAGTCAGCGGGTTGAAGGTCGAGAAAAGAAGATCACCGAAGCAATCCGGAAATCCCTGCAGGCAGTAGGGTATTACTCTCCGACAATTGATTTTAAGTATCCGGATGAAAAATCTCACACTCTTCAGGTGCAAATCGAGCCCGGTAAACCGGTAAAAGTTCGTCAGATCCAGATTGAGCTCTATGATGATGCGCAAAAGGATGCTGATTTCCTCAAAATTCTCTCTTCGCTGGATTTAGAAACCGGCGCTGTTTTACATCACGGCAAATATGAAAATATCAAACGGCGGCTGAAAACACTGGCGGCGACTCATGGCTATTTTGACGCGAAAATTGTTCGCTCAGATGTTCAGGTTTATCCGCGGGATGAAGTTGCGGATATCAATATTGTATTCAATAGTGGTCATCGTTACCGTTTTGGCGCAATTACCATTGATGGTATTCCGCAAACAAAACTGATCCAGCCGCTGCTTCGCTTCAAACAAGGTGATGCTTTCGATACGCTTAAGCTGGCAGAACTGAGTCAGTCATTATCCCAGACGCGCTATTTTCAGGTGGTGGATGTTCATCCGCAGATCAGCCAGGCTGAGGATTACCAGATCCCGGTGATGGTGCATCTGGAAAAGAAAAAGCCGAATCAGATGGAAACGGGTTTGGGATTTTCTACCGATGAAGGCCCCCGGGTGCAATGGAACTGGGAGCGGCCATGGGTCAATGACTATGGACATCGTTTCTCTTCGCAGATAAAGGTCGCGCAAACCACGCAGACGGTGGATTTCAGTTACCGTATCCCGAATAAAAATCCGATCGACGATTATTATCAGCTGCAGACAACCTATGAAAATGTGGCACAGGATGATACCCGCTCACAGAAAATTGAAGCTGGTCTGCATTACTGGACGACGCTGATGGGGCAATGGCAGCGCGATTATTTCTTTAAAACTGCCTATGAAAAATATGAACAGGGTGAAGACAGCGGTAATAGTCTGCTGTTCATGCCTGGCGCATCTATTACCCGCGTACGCAGTAAAGGGGGCATCGATCCTTACTGGGGGGATCAGCAAATCCTATCTGTTATGTTTTCCGATCCTGTCTGGGCTTCTGATACCCGATTTGTAAAGGTATGGGGCCGGACCAAATGGCTGCGGACTTATGCCAGTAACCATCGTTTTATCTTCCGAGCGGAGCAGGGGGCATTACTCTGGGGAAATCTGAGCGAAATACCGGCCTCACAACGTTTCTTCACCGGGGGGGATCAGACTGTCAGAGGGTTTGCTTATGAAAGCATTTCGCCACTGGATTCTTCCGGTCAGCTTTCCGGTGCCCTGAATACCACCGTGGGCAGTCTGGAATATAATTATCAGATTGCACCGAAATGGCGTATCGCGACGTTTGTCGATGCCGGTACAGCGACGAATGATTATCAGGAACCATGGAAAATTGGTACAGGGATCGGTGGCCGCTGGTTAACGCCGGTCGGACAGTTGCGCTTTGATCTGGCATTCGGCGTATCCGAAGAATCGGTGCCATTCCGGTTACATTTTGCGTTAGGGCCAGAACTATGA
- the tamB gene encoding autotransporter assembly complex protein TamB, producing MSLRSRRWVASAMLLVAFLATMFFFLLFSASGSQLVWNQLTRWVPGLQGEWVSGSLAEGWQLRDTRWQSEYVTVSLKRVQTRWQLASMLSGQAEIDLLEVDGLTVSRRDMPDSADEVDVAPEALPTTDRYIPTPVPIALHQLKVSDFVYDDPVVRVKVGHLETAADWQEHQIDIKPSHSESVDVWLKPAAAGKNVISDKKNAASPKEKPVDAELPEVFVPFDIRLSEFSLKQGRYHQQAFDTGLMDIKLQASFDGTELTVQQLQVQQGKRSAGLSGKMTFIHNYLIDADLNAQSVLPVVSPDVSRIATLSAKGDLQKLTFTALLEGKEKVKLQGELQPLTSGLPFVLMGDWLKLPLPPALEGLSVGKGKLDLRGSLRSYKLVLETEGNWLDLPSTRLQLALNGTSDKLDLQRLQLGDGVNKLLVAGQLNWQKGLHWQGQTDLELPEVKRWLPDAKAAVSGSLKQEIHWQDDRWQGDLSAIDLKGDWNGFPLTTQGAIQGDEQGNWHFQQLEIKNGPNSLAVNGNLDKEWSLAGKLRLSKLSLINPKWDGSIDGDFRLNGPAKAPVLALRLAAPRIVMPGQLVRKLELTGHATLNKTLPGQLQLNAERWNINGTRMQNVVLSLRGNAQQHQLLLKNDGKQLNSKLNLSGSWQNGSWQGRLQDSQIGGLAGEWQLQSPVVLQWKASTLTFKSHCWRSAPARLCFENSSLSALQGSIPFTVADFDTQRLKPWLLDTLKWSSQLQANGVIGWRKGSPDLHVSVRSQYGELITEQIHTPYRDMQLKLEVTPVKATGRFVLDSAMLGNINVDAEVRDPLKRRVLSGTVNVTNLQLYGIAPLVDVLHSTKGQVDVNGRLAGTLDVPLFYGQVNLKDGEVDTATEMVSLRQINGKLIIEGDKADLNADMLAGKGKVTLTGRSRWPDGNLSGELSLQGRAVELAFAGYGNGKVDSDVQLQFDAEKVSLEGDVLVPWARVDIKSLPDNGVEISDDVHIVRPLQQQQTTVPFPFFMDLRLKLGTDVRFSAMGLKTALAGGLRFRQKPGQALLTQGEIRLVDGRFKAYGQNLVVRSGKLMFSGDIAEPYVMAEAIRDPATMEDSSVTVGVKINAPITAISAQVFSEPELPDTDKLSYLLRGRSSTATTNGSTEEAMAAMMIGVGLGQTNGIVSDVASTFGLKDVAFDTSGSGTDTQVNLSAYLLKDLQLQYGVGVYSAVSEVKLRYFLLPQLYLQAVSGLSQAVDIFYKFEF from the coding sequence ATGAGTCTCAGAAGCCGGCGCTGGGTAGCATCTGCTATGTTGCTGGTGGCTTTCCTGGCTACCATGTTCTTTTTTCTGTTGTTTTCTGCCTCCGGCAGTCAGTTAGTCTGGAATCAACTAACCCGTTGGGTGCCTGGATTACAGGGTGAATGGGTTTCCGGTTCTCTTGCTGAAGGCTGGCAGTTACGTGATACCCGGTGGCAGAGCGAATATGTCACGGTCTCGCTGAAGCGAGTACAAACCAGATGGCAGCTTGCTTCTATGTTGTCTGGTCAGGCTGAAATCGATTTGCTGGAAGTGGATGGGTTAACCGTGAGTCGCCGGGATATGCCTGATTCTGCCGATGAGGTGGACGTTGCTCCGGAAGCGCTGCCAACAACTGATCGCTATATTCCGACCCCCGTTCCCATTGCGTTACATCAGCTGAAAGTCTCTGATTTTGTTTATGATGATCCGGTGGTACGGGTAAAAGTCGGGCATCTGGAAACTGCCGCCGACTGGCAGGAACATCAGATTGATATTAAACCGTCTCATTCTGAATCTGTAGACGTCTGGCTAAAACCGGCTGCCGCAGGCAAAAACGTAATTTCTGACAAAAAAAATGCTGCGTCACCTAAAGAAAAACCGGTGGACGCGGAATTGCCGGAAGTATTCGTACCGTTTGATATTCGTCTTTCTGAATTTAGTCTGAAACAAGGCCGTTATCATCAGCAGGCTTTTGATACCGGGTTGATGGATATCAAGCTACAGGCCAGTTTTGATGGCACGGAACTGACAGTTCAGCAACTGCAGGTTCAGCAGGGGAAACGCAGTGCTGGGCTGTCTGGAAAGATGACATTTATTCATAACTATCTGATAGATGCAGATCTCAATGCACAATCTGTGCTTCCGGTTGTGTCCCCGGATGTATCCAGAATAGCAACCCTTTCAGCCAAGGGCGATCTGCAGAAATTAACATTTACGGCGCTGCTGGAAGGCAAAGAAAAAGTGAAACTGCAGGGAGAACTGCAGCCTTTAACCAGTGGTTTACCCTTTGTTCTGATGGGGGACTGGCTGAAGTTACCTTTACCTCCGGCGCTGGAAGGACTTTCTGTCGGTAAAGGAAAGCTGGATCTCCGCGGCTCACTGCGCAGCTATAAACTGGTACTGGAGACAGAAGGCAACTGGCTCGATTTGCCTTCAACCCGGTTGCAGTTGGCCTTAAATGGCACATCAGACAAGCTCGATCTGCAACGATTACAACTGGGTGATGGCGTAAACAAGTTACTTGTTGCTGGTCAGCTGAACTGGCAAAAAGGTCTCCACTGGCAAGGACAAACCGATCTGGAATTACCAGAGGTTAAACGCTGGCTGCCCGACGCAAAGGCTGCAGTTTCCGGCAGTCTGAAACAAGAGATCCATTGGCAGGACGATCGCTGGCAAGGGGATTTATCGGCGATAGATCTGAAAGGCGACTGGAATGGTTTCCCGTTAACGACACAGGGGGCTATTCAGGGGGATGAGCAGGGGAACTGGCACTTCCAGCAACTTGAGATCAAAAACGGTCCGAACTCTCTGGCTGTGAACGGTAATCTGGATAAAGAGTGGTCACTGGCAGGTAAATTACGACTTTCCAAACTATCGCTGATTAATCCGAAGTGGGACGGCAGTATCGATGGCGATTTCCGTCTGAATGGCCCGGCGAAAGCGCCTGTGTTGGCGCTGCGGCTGGCAGCTCCCCGTATTGTTATGCCGGGGCAACTGGTGCGTAAACTTGAGCTGACGGGACATGCCACACTGAATAAAACCCTGCCGGGCCAATTACAGTTAAATGCTGAACGCTGGAATATCAATGGAACCCGCATGCAGAATGTGGTGCTTTCACTCCGTGGTAATGCACAACAACATCAGTTACTGCTGAAAAATGACGGGAAACAGCTCAACAGTAAGCTGAACCTGAGCGGCAGCTGGCAAAACGGGAGCTGGCAAGGGCGCCTGCAGGACAGTCAGATTGGCGGTCTGGCCGGAGAGTGGCAATTGCAGTCGCCTGTCGTGTTGCAATGGAAAGCCAGTACGCTGACCTTTAAGTCGCATTGCTGGCGCTCTGCTCCGGCGCGGCTCTGTTTTGAAAATTCTTCACTCTCGGCGTTGCAGGGCTCGATTCCGTTCACTGTGGCTGATTTTGATACGCAACGTCTCAAACCCTGGTTACTCGATACGCTGAAATGGAGCTCACAACTGCAGGCCAATGGTGTTATCGGCTGGCGGAAAGGCAGCCCTGATCTGCATGTGTCAGTGCGCAGTCAGTATGGTGAGCTGATCACGGAACAGATCCATACGCCTTACCGGGATATGCAGTTAAAGCTGGAAGTGACACCTGTGAAGGCAACAGGCCGGTTTGTGCTGGATTCAGCCATGCTGGGTAATATCAACGTGGATGCAGAAGTCCGGGATCCTCTCAAACGACGGGTATTAAGTGGAACGGTGAATGTCACTAACCTGCAGTTGTATGGCATTGCGCCATTGGTGGATGTTCTGCACAGCACTAAAGGACAGGTTGATGTAAATGGCCGTCTGGCGGGAACGCTGGATGTGCCTTTATTTTATGGTCAGGTAAATCTGAAAGACGGTGAGGTCGATACAGCCACAGAGATGGTGAGCCTGCGGCAAATCAACGGCAAACTGATCATTGAGGGCGATAAGGCCGACCTGAACGCCGATATGCTGGCGGGTAAAGGAAAGGTAACGCTCACCGGTCGTTCCCGCTGGCCGGACGGTAATCTCTCCGGCGAACTGTCATTGCAGGGGCGGGCTGTTGAGCTGGCATTTGCCGGTTATGGCAACGGCAAAGTCGATTCAGATGTGCAATTGCAGTTTGATGCAGAAAAGGTCTCGCTGGAAGGTGATGTTCTGGTGCCATGGGCCCGGGTAGATATTAAAAGTCTGCCGGATAATGGTGTCGAAATATCAGACGATGTACACATAGTGAGGCCATTACAGCAACAGCAAACCACTGTGCCATTCCCGTTCTTTATGGATCTGAGATTAAAACTGGGAACAGATGTTCGTTTCAGCGCCATGGGGTTGAAGACCGCGTTGGCTGGTGGGCTTCGTTTCCGTCAGAAACCGGGACAAGCGTTACTGACACAAGGGGAAATCAGACTGGTGGATGGCCGCTTTAAAGCTTATGGCCAGAATCTGGTAGTCCGTAGTGGCAAGCTGATGTTCAGTGGCGATATTGCCGAACCTTATGTCATGGCTGAGGCTATCCGGGATCCGGCCACGATGGAAGACAGCAGTGTGACAGTCGGGGTAAAAATTAATGCGCCGATCACCGCAATCAGTGCACAGGTGTTCTCCGAACCTGAACTGCCGGATACCGATAAGCTTTCCTATTTGTTACGTGGACGCAGTTCGACGGCCACGACGAACGGCTCTACCGAAGAAGCCATGGCGGCGATGATGATCGGTGTCGGGTTGGGACAGACGAATGGCATTGTTTCAGATGTCGCTTCAACATTTGGCCTGAAAGATGTGGCATTTGATACCAGCGGCAGTGGAACCGATACCCAGGTGAATTTATCGGCTTATCTGCTTAAAGATCTGCAACTGCAGTATGGCGTGGGTGTTTATAGTGCCGTCAGCGAAGTGAAGTTGCGCTATTTTCTGTTACCCCAACTGTATTTGCAGGCGGTAAGCGGTCTCTCTCAGGCCGTCGATATCTTTTATAAGTTTGAATTTTGA